The DNA window TTTAAATGGCGAAGGACATTCTCTCTCTGCTGTCTCAGTCAAGGAGTGCCATTTCTGCTACCCCTCCTAGCCCCAGCCATCACAGTCAGCCTGCTCCCACAGCCACACCATCCATCCAACCTCCCGAGGGCTGCTTGGGCAGCGCCTTCTCCaagctctgcagaaagacaAGGACAGAGTTACGACCTCGCTTTCAATCAGCTCTCAGCAAAATACCTGGAAAGCCTGCAgtcagctgcagggctggggaaaggGCAGACCTAGCACACACTGCGGTGACGGAAGCCCTGCACACACCTGCACAAACACTGCAGGCAGTCCCACAGCACGCAGCACCCCGGTGATAAACCTGTGACAAGAAGGGACTGCAGTGGGCCATCCTGACACCCTGGAGACAGAGAAATGTGGATTCAGCAAGAGGAttcaggggctgtgctggcactTTGTGGGCATCTATTCCTAGGAAAACGTATTGCTGCTTTTAAGCCGTGTCTCTGTCCTCTGAGCTCCTAACTACTGTGAAAATGTGAAGGTGATCTGGGTAGTAAATGCAAAGAGGCCAGAGCCCCTCCCAGTGCCTGTCTCCAGAATTGAAATGGGAGGAAACTGGGAAGCCCTGGGGTGAGGGAGAGGCCAGCCTGACCAGGAGGCCCATGACCCTCCTTACAGTGCATCCTCAGAAGTGCAAATCCAAAACAGAGCTTGCTGGAAAGTTTTTGCATTGAATATCTGCAGGACACAGGCTTTGAAGTGGTGAAATCCAGACCTGAGTGATATACTAGCAGTGAGGACTCTGAGTTAGCTACACCAGCTCCTGAGACTGTTaacccccacaaaaaaaaaccctccccaTCCATAAGGTCGCCAGGCTCATGCCAAAAGCCCAGAGGCAAGCAGGGATTCAGCCAGATGCCGCAGCGGGCTCAAAGAAGCAACGAGGCAAAGACATCGTTAAATAACTGTCCTGTAATTAGTGTGCAGAGTGCGGAGGAGCACacctcccctcccgcccccaGTGCTACAGGAACCATACAAAAGGGGGATGGGGTAGGACCAGGATCACCGGGAGTCCGAGGGTTGGCACCTCCAGGCCCACAGCGTGCAGGAAGGTGCCCGTGACACCGGGCCCCTCCAAGGCGGCTCAGATTGGAGGCCGGTGCTTGCCTTCGCAAGGAAAGGTCCACGCACCAccctctgcccagcagcaggagcagccatcAGTCAAAGAGAACAAATCCAGActtcagtggcagcagcagctcgggtGGCTCTCGACCTGGTGCTGTCGTAGGACGTACTGGGCACACACAGCACGGGAACAAGGAGGATCCAGCGCTGGTTTTGTGTGCTCACCCCTTCCTCGTCCAGGTCCCACAAGCAGCTAGGAACAGCTTACAGCACGGGTTGTCCCTTGACAAGTCTCCCAAAGTGGATCACAGCATTTGCACCCCCCTCTTCTGCTCCCTACCTGCCTCACCGGCACCCTGGGGCAGAAAAGAGGGTTAGTGTTTCCAATCCATGGTGGGCTCCTTCCTCCAGATGGGCTGGGAGAGGCAAGACAGTGGCTCCCAAAAGACACTCCACCACCAGCACAAATTGGGCAGCACCTTCTCTTCCTTGCTCCAGCTCTCCGAGGGTCACCCTTCCACTCCCACCTCTTCCCCTGTGCCTTGAGGCcaaattttaaatgagaacacacaatctgcagccagcacaaccccacctctgctccctgcctggggGGAGAACCAGGCTGCTGAACAGAGGCAGCCTGCGTGGTGCTGTACCAGCAAAGCGCCCGCGTGGCCCCTGCACAGCAGGGCGAAGGGCACTGCTTTCATCATTAACCTGATCGGTAGCAGCAGCGTGAAATATGGACGGAACACTAAACATTCATTAGAAGGAAAGGGAGGTGCCTGCACACTGCTGTTCCCCACCATAATTTTCACTGTTATACACCTCCCAAAAGATGGatggggctcctgctgcagggctcagtCACAGGCAGCAGCGTTCCCCTGCTTTGAGGGGCTCCCCAGGAACACTCAGCCTACACCTTGCActccaggaaggcagcagcgTGGCCCCAGAGCACCAGGCAGACGTGCTGATGGAGCCTGTTGGAAGGCCAGGCTGAGCTATGCTTACTGGGGTGACTAAATTAAGTCCTCTTTGCAGCACTGGGGGGAGAAGAAGCATCCCTTAGCATCAGCCCAACAAAGGGCGTGCCACGGCCTGGCTGatgctgctcttcagagctCTGGACACTGGCTCTCAGCCGCACCGCAGCCTCGGCCAGCCCAGATCACCTCTGGAAGCCACCACGGCCTCCCAGCAGGACTCGAAGTTGCCCAACAGGGGTGTGCCACAAGCTACACCTCGCTGCCACCGGCCAGCCTGCGGCCAGCAGTGCTCATGGATGGCACGCCACCTCCCTGCGGGCAGCACTGGCTGGGAGACAGGATCCTAAACCTCAGAGCTCAGTTAGGACCCCTGTGGGATCACCTCTCTGGGAGGAGTACGGGGAGAACGGCACACGTCAGGGTTTGGCAGAGAAAAGCCATGCAGCTGAAGCCCTGCTGGGTTCGGGCTCGggagaagagctgcagcagcacccactTTTTGGGCTCCTCTCCAGGGACGCTGCAGCAGTCCCCTGCACACCTATGGGAACACGTGCTGCGGCGGGCCAGCCCGGGGCTCGTCTGTTGCTGCAGGCATGCTTGCAGCACACTCGCTTATGGCTGTGGGCTTCTTGGCCTCAAAACGCTCGCGCTGCACACGCCGCCCTGGTGCTCAGCCGTCACGGTGCACGcgctggtgctgcagcaggttgGACGGGTGAGCGAAGCCTTTGTCGCAGACGCTGCACTTGTAGGGGGTCTCGCCCGTGTGCACCTTCTCGTGCACAGCCAGGTAGGCCAGGTCCTTGAAGAACTTGTGGCAGAAGCTGCATTTGTAGGGCCGCTCCTGGCTGTGCACGCggtggtgctgcagcagcaaggagggcCGGGCGAAGGCTTTACCGCACGCCTCGCATTTGTAGGGCCGCTCCCCGGTGTGCGCCCGCTCGTGGATCACCAGGTAGGACGACTGCTTGAAGGCCTTCCCACAGGTTTTGCAGACAAAGGGGCGCTCGCCCGTGTGCACGCGTTCGTGGGAGGAGAGGGCGTTGGACTGCTTGAAGCCCTTGCCGCAGAGCGGGCAGACGAAGGGGCGGTCGCCCGTGTGCACGCGCTCGTGCACCTTGAGGCTGTGCCCGTAGGTGAACTTCTTGCCGCAGACGCCGCAGACGTGGGGCTTGTCATCGCAGTGCTGCCgctggtgcaggaggagggcatTGGAGGTGGGGAAGTCCTTCCCGCAGTCGGCGCACTTGAAGGGCTTCTCGGTGCAGTGGGTGAGCGTGTGGCGCTGCAGCTCGTAGGGCGTCTTGAAGCTCTTGTCGCAGCAGGCGCAGTGGAAGGGCCGCTCGCCCGTGTGGATGCGCCGGTGCTCCTGGAGGTTGGAGGAGCGCTTGAAGCGCTTGCCGCAGAGCTCGCAGCGGAAGGGCCGCTCCTCCGTGTGCACCAGCCGGTGGCTCTTGAAGTCCGAGTGGCGCTTGAAGGAGGCCTCGCAGAGGTCGCAGCGGAAGGGGCGCTCCTCGTTGTGCACCACCTCGTGGCTGAAGAGCTCCCAGGCCCGCTTGAAGGCCTTCTCGCACACGCCGCACTGGAAGGGCTTCTCGTCCACGATCACCTCGCGGATCTCGAATTCCGCCCCGCTGCTGGCCACGCTCGCACCCCGCTTCAGGTGGGGCGGCAGCACCACCGCCGCCTCCTCCAGCTCACCCGCCGCACCGCCCAGCACGAGTTTGGCGGTGGAGTAGATGCCGTGCTCGTCAATCAGCTGCACAAAGTCCGGCTTGGGACGGGCATCCCCAGGAAGAGGCGGCTCGGGGGAGCAGGACCGGGAaccttttccctcctcctcttcttcgCTGCTCTGGGGCACGAGGGGGGCCTCCTCCAGCCCGTTCTCCAAATGGCTTTTCTTCCGTCGGAAGTCACCGGCCTGTCCCCAGATCAAGCGCAGCCTCTTTCCCCGGGAGGGCCCTGGCTCTTCGGCTCTCTCCCCAGGTCCTGGAGATGCCGGGGCCGGGCTCGATTTGGGCTTCAGGTAGAGCCGGTGCTTCCGCCGGAATGGCCtgcggggctgcagctcccccgGTGCCTTGGGCTCGGGGCACGGGGCACCCCCCTCACCCTCTCCTGCCTTCTGGCTGGGGCTGTCCACGTCCTGAGGGGCGAGGGAACCACGTCCTTGCCAGCAGCGTCCTGAACGGCGAGGAGAAACCTGCCTGTGCCTCTCCGGGGAGTCTCCCGCCAGCTGTGCCCGGGGGGCGTCCTTCTCTGGagtctcctcctgctcctcacctTCAGGCCCATCTTCGGAAACGCAGACACGCCGCAGGGAAAAGGGGGGCTCGCAGGCTGGAGAACCTGGCTGCTCTTCCATGGCTCCAGGCACCGGCTGCCAAGCCAGACAGGACCCTCTGCAAAAATCAGGAAGGGGAGAAGATGAGAGAGGCGACCCATCACCGGGCAGGACTATACAAGAGGCATGAAGACAAAAACACGGGTGGAACAGCGTGCAGGGAGGTGTGCCACATGAGAAGGGACCGCAGAGCTTGCGAAACCTGCGGTCAGCGATTCCTCTTTACCTTAGGGAAATCGAGTTGGCTGGGTGGCGCTGGAGGAACAACACGGATCAATACTTCTTCGAAATCTTTTTACTGATTAACCTGTGATTAGCAACTGAACCAAACTGCTGGTGGTTATCCACTTGCACAGCCGACTGCCTGCTCACCCACAGCTACTCGGCCAGAGCAGTGGTTGAGAAGCCAGCCTCAGCCTCCTACCCAGCAGCTGGGGGTCGTACCAGCtcgccagcagctcccaggcaggGGTTTGGgaagctctgtgcagccctgAAGCCTGTCTGCCACGAGTTTATCAGCTCCCATGGATTTACCAGCACACCTTGTCTCCTTATTGGGCAGTTTCCTGCCTTCTCAGCACAAACACCTCCTTTTTCTGGCCACTGTTTCTCTGGGCTCCATTCAAACCCATGGGTACCCCCCAAGCTTGTTCACAGAATTCATACAGAACTGGCCTTGTGACACTGGTGTGTGGCCTGTACGGAGAGAGACGGTGTCCCTGGCTGGGGCAGAGCAACCTTCAGCCTCCACAACAGCCAACAAGCCAGCCTTCAGCCTTGAAGTTGTTGCCCCAAAGGCCCTGTGGGGAGGAAAGCCTGGGGACAGCAGTCGCAGGCATGCtgtccagctctgccctgctccgtAGAGGCACCAGGATCTGCCTCACACACCTCCTGAGCCGGATCTGCAATCCAAACCACATGTAGATCAGCTCAGACCTGGCCAATAacaagggaggaaaacaaggcTGAAGGGTGATCTATCTCCTGGTACAGTGCAATCTTGAAACGCTGCATCAGATCATGCTTAAAAGTACCTGACGCCCAGCAAGAGTGATCAGCTGAGATAaggagctgctcctcacagccaATTTCAAACACCCAGCTTCACCTCTGAACTCCGAGGCAGGTGGCAGCAGCGGGCAGGTCCTCAGGAGCAATGTCTTGGCTTTAAGAGCATCTGAGCTCCACATCACGCAGAGAAGAGCATTTCTGCTGACCAATGTTGAACGGCAACTGCTGCAAAACTAAACATGAAACCATCCCACAGGCCCCTTCCACTTCAGAATGGGCTCTACAGGCTTGAACAGAGAAGTAGCTACCAGGGAGTAACAAGCAGAAGAGGAGCTGAAGAGGGGAAAGACAGATGCTGAGAAGGCACTTGGTTAAAGTTTCCCCAGGCCTGATTAAGTTGCAGacagctggtgctgctgaacCTGCAAGAACTGATACACTCCAGACACAAAGACTCTGCTGAATCTGTCCCAAGGCCACCAGCGCGCACTGGAACCAGCACCAGGTTGTGAAACGCAGGCCACATCCCCGAGGGATGAGCCCCTGTGCCCCTAacactgctggggacagggcttcAGCCAGGCAACTGCAAGGGAAGGCAAAGGGCTGAGATGTTTGCAGGCAGAGAATGCACTGTGTGAGGTTAAATGCTATTAATAACAGCACGATTCCATAAATAGCAAGAGCCTAATGAATAAAAGGTGCTCCAAGATCCATTGCTTATTATCTGTGCCTCCCGCCCCCACTCAATCtcaagttacaaaaaaaaaaaaataagtcacaACAAAACTGAGTGGGTTTCAATGCAAGATTTGGTTTCATTGCCATAGAGAAAATATGATCAGCCCGAAGCTTTGTTAGTCCCTCACTCACAGCTGCAAACAAGGGTGGGCCTCAAAAGGGCAACTCGTGCTAGTTTAAGAAGGTAGCAAGCTGAAAAGAGGGGCAAAGAAGGTATTTGTTAAATAGATCACACACAGCAAAGGGTGAAAGGGACGGGAATTTGAATGAATCAGAAGGTTAGAACCAAAGAAAGCCAGTGAAGGATGAAACCAGCAGAAATCTGTACCTAAGTGACCACTTTTCGTCTCCTGCTGAGATGGGTATGTACTAGTTGCTTCCCTCACCACGCAGGCAGTCCATCCCTTAATTTGTCGTGCACAAATAAGGCTGGAAGCAAGGATAAGGGCTCAGGACTGCCCTGCTCACCTTCTGGGATGGATCTGGACCTCCCTTTCAAGCCCATAACTCCTGGTCTTGTATTGAGGCTTCAGAGCTCTCACACAAGACTTTGGGTTGAGTCCTCAGGGTGACCAGAAATCCCCCGAGCAAACTCTGAGCCCCGTAACCAACACCTACACTTACCTCTgggtatttaaaaaacaacaaaaaaaaaaaaaggaattgcttGCTTGTGGAAGAAGAGATGGTGCAGAGTCCAGGCTGACCGAACACCATAAATTCATGTAAGACAACAAaccactgctgctgtgcctcagATTTTCGTGCCCAGCACAGATGGGATGCAAAGCACAGAGTCCTAACAGGGAAAGGAACTCAGCAAGACACCGACTTACCCCGTGCTGCGAGGGATCCTCCTCCAGCAGTCGGTTTAAACCACGCGGTGTCGGAGAGGGCTGCTCTTGGTGGCACATGCGCATGGTCACAGCAGGAAACCTAGGGGGCCACACCAGGCAAGAGGTCACACACGGGCGTTTTGTGCATAGAGACAGCTGAATTTGCCACAGTTTTATTGCCTGCCCCGAGCCTTGCCATCCCGGAGCCCACAGGGGTGTGGGGAAAGGACCACGGGGCTGCACCAGGGCTCAGCCCGGCAGCATATGAATGACTGCTGTGAAAATGATGGTTTGTGACCAAGAGATTTCCACAGCCTTGGCCCAGAACTGTGGGAGAGTTAAGGAGACCGCTCGTAATGCAAGAAGGGATGAAAATACCTGCTGGCCTAGAGAGCTGAAGAGACAGGAAGGGGTGAAACAGAAAGGGCAAGGTGAAAAACAGGCGTCTGCTTAAAGAGAGCTTCTGAGTGCCAAGGCGGAGAAGATCTGGGGGTTAAAAGTGACTAAAAGCATCAAAACGCTGCAGGAGAGGCATTCCCAGTGCAGGCAGCACTGACACCAAGCAAAGTCCTGGGGAAAAGCACTTGGGAGAAGATGGTGCAAAGCAGTTGAGAGCtggagaaggagcagagggagTCCTGGGACTGGTCAGGGGAACCTGTCCTACCCACGGCTATCTAACATCATCGAGCTGGTGCTGAGAAGGAAGAGCTAACTGCAGGCTGTAAAGATAATCAAAGATAAAACTCAGAGAACGGATACGtgtcagaggggaaaaagaacagCTTAAGCTGAAGGATGGTGCTGGCATCAGAGCGAAGAGGCACAGTGCAGAGATGGGTGAGAATTAGGATGAATTAGCTGCAGCTCGGTAGGaatagctgagaaaaaaaaaatatatccttttccccccctccccaaggcAGCTGGAGCATTTCACTGCTCTGGCTGGAACCAAGATGCGCTGCCAGCCCCACGGCACCACCTCAGGGAAGGGGCAGGGTTAATTAAGGCAGAGAGGTGAGCTTGGCAGCCCCTGTGGGGGTCTTTCCTCAGgacctccccctccccagtggGCAGTCAGCTCGAAGTGAGCCCTGTCAGCTCGCTGCCTGCCCCCCTGCGTTACAACCAGACCCTCCCTGTTCTCATCCCCTCCTCCAGTACCaacacagccctgcaggatGCTTTGGCATGGAAAGAACCTTAAAAGCCATTTAATTTcacccccctgccctgggctgggacccctcccaccagcccaggctgcccagagccccatccagcctggccttgaacattcCTACGGACAGGGCAGCCAcaattccctgggcagcctcctccagcacccctccaccccctgagcggtgatttttttccttacaccTAACCCAAATCCAATTTTTTTAACCCATTCCCCTCGCCCTATCCCCCCACCCTTAACACCGAAGCCCCCTCAGGCACGGCCAGGCCGCTCCCAGCTCTCCCCGGACCCTCTCCGGCCTCAACGCCCCCAGCtccggcggagcggggccgcggcccccTGCCCACCACCGTGGGCACCACCGTGGGcaccccccggtaccccccaatccccccccagtcccccccgGGCCTCACctcggggccgcccccgccgggccccgccgccgcccctcaCATCCGGCCGGTGCCGCCTCCCCCGCCGCCGCTTCCGGCCGCGCGCCGCGCCGCGGGGAACGTCACTTCCGGCGGTGGCAAcggcggcggagcgggggcGGGAacggagagggagggaggggggagggaggtaGAGAGGCGGGGAGAGGGGAGCATGCGCAGAACGCGCGGCAGAGAGGGGAGAGGCAGCGCATGCGCAGAGCGTGGAgagggggcgggagggggggcgCATGCGCAGTTAGCGCCgcgcggtggggggggggggaggggggggccgcATAAAGGCACAGGGTAatggagggtggggggggactTCAGGATCACCCAGTCCAGCCCCTGACCTGACACCAACCAGTCCTACACTAAAACACAGCACTAAGCACTACACCTTAACGTCttctgaagacctccaggggtggTGGCTGCAccccctccctgggcagcccgtcccaCTGCCTCACAACCCCTTCGTTAAATAAGTTCTTcgtaatatccaacctaaacctcaaatttagcccgttccccctcgtcctgtcaccagtggGAGAATAAACCAGCCCCCACCTTGCTGCAGCCTCTCTTAAGGTGTCTATTAACGCCACAGATAGAAGAATGGGGGGTTGCTTAATCGcattaatgctttttaaataaaacaatcataATTATTAAAGcccagaacagaaaaatatcattaaaatagATATTGCTGAGTGTCTTTGCTTACTACTGTGCAGATTAACCGAAACAAGGGGTCTCGGGGGCCCCTCACAGAGGACGTTTCCTGGCAAAAATGGGGAACCCGTCTCAAAAAACAGCTGAGACCGATCCTATGGTTTGGtcaagagccaaggagcagccGAGTCTGCACAAAGGCAGGGGGTCAGCCAGGGGTGATGAAGAGCAGTTATTGGCCTTCATCCCCACgactcccccccaccccaataaAACAACCAGCAGAAGGCATCGCGCAGGCGCAGACGGGAGGggtttatggaaatgacttcttggagctaattttaatacaaagcaGGGAtaggttatgaatatgtataggcgtattgggaaacttcatgcatgTGTAACGCTTTGCTGCATAATAACCAAAGCAAGTCACTGCGTTAGGGTGCGTGTGCCTTTGGGAGCTATCCCACATGCGCCTGGCGCCGAAATAAACCACATACCTACTTTATAACTCATTTGCTTTGAGTTGTAGAGTTCTTCCACGAATtactgtcaccaggcacgtgggagaatagaccgacccccacctcgctacagcctcctttaatgtggctatagagagcaataaggtcgcccctgagcctccttttctccaggctgaacaagcccagctccctcagccactccttgtaggacttgttctccaggcccctcaccagcttcgtcgcccttctttggacccgctcaagcacctcgatgtccttcttgtagcgaggggcccaaaactgaacacagtactcgaggtgcggcctcaccagagccgagtccagggggacgatcacctccctagccctgctggtcacactgcttcttatacaagccaggatgctgttggccttcttggccacctgagcacgctgctggctcatattcagctgactatcgACCAATACTCCCAGGCATGCGCCGTCAGACGtggggggggcagtggggacaCGCATGAGCGTGGGACACACGTGTGTGTGGAATATTGTGTGTGGGATATGTGTTTGTGGGTAATTCATGTGTGTGGCAATGATGTGCAGGAGGACACGTGTGGAACATGTGTGTGCGGAACATGTTTGTGGGGTGTGTGGGTCACACATGTGTGTGGGACACGTGTGGGACATATTTGGGACATGTATGTGTGGGACACGTGTGTGGGATATGTTTGTGGGGCACACGTGTGCGGGATGTGTGTGTGGGATGCGTGTGCGGGACACATGTGGGACATGTTTGGGGGGGACACATGTGTGGAACATGCGTGTGTGGGACGTGTGTGTGGGATGTGTGAGTGGGACAGTCATCTGTAGGACATGTGTGTGTAGGACATGTATGTAGGGGATGTGTGTGGGACACGTATGGGAGACACGTGTGTGGGACACGTGTGGGACATATTTGGGACATGCATGTGTGGGACACGTGTGTGTCAGATACGTATGTGTGGGTAACACGTGTGTGGCAGGGATGTTCAGGAGGATGCATGTGGGACGTGTTGGATGTGCATGTGTGGGACATGTGTGCATGGCGGGGATCTGCAGGAGGACGTGTGTGTTGGACATGGGTGTGTGGGGGacacgtgtgtgtgtgggaCACGCATGTGCATGGCAGGGATGTGCAGGACCACACACGTGTGTTAAATACACGTGTGTGTGGTAGAGACATGCCTGGAGcacatgtgtgtgcatatgGAACACGTGTGTGCATGGCAGGGACGTGCTTGGAGCATATGTTTGTAGGGACGTGAGTGCAAGGCATGGACGTGTTTGGAGCACATGTTTGTGTGCCTCTGCAATTCCTGGTGCTCGGGGATTTCCAGGCAAGCCCATGTTCGTTCCACGCGGAAGCTCTGCGAGCTGTTTTAACCCCCGGCAAGGCACTTTGCCCTCCCGTCATGGTCTCAAAAGTCACCATAACACACGGAAGACAGagtaataaaatacagaaatgagtGACTGCAGGGAGTGCGTGCCAGCTGCCCGGCGGCCAGCCTTGAAACCACAACAAATCGCCCCAAATTCCTGCAACCcgcccctgctgcagccccagcagcagctcccagagcagCTGGGTGTTTAGTTTGTCGGCTGTGACTCACTGTAAGAAAAGCTGGTTTCAGATGTCAGCAGGACAgaattaacaggaaaaaatatatattgaaaaaaaaatgtattttcccatttctcccccgcctcccctcctttttctgaAGGTTGTGCCAAGCAAGACGGGTGTGTTTGTGGTAAACTGAGTTGAGGAGCCACGATCCCAGCAGGTGGAGAAAGTGCCAGTGCACGTTATCGGGGGAATTCAGCACCGAAAAAAAGCCATTGTTCTCCCTCAGTCTGGAcaagagattttatttcaggaaatggAAATTGTGACGGCTGAAAACTTGAGATGCTGGAGCCTTCTTCCTTCTGCATTGGTTATGATCAACCCCAAAAGCACGAAGGGCAGCTCTCAGAGAAAtgtgttgatttatttttcttcagtatttcctAATTTCTCAGCTTTGGAGGATGGAGATCTGTAAAACTTCAATGTGAAAtctgaaaatgatttgtttcttgGGTTGCCTGCCCAGTTTGTCAGCAGGCTTGGTGAAAAGGACATGAAATCAGAGGAGACAcataaattaaaaccaaacctGCACGCTTTGTGCAGAAACTGTTGGGTTCCCAATGTGGGGACGAAATTCCAGGACATGGAGCTTTGTCACTATTTTGGCAAGTAGGTGAAAGCCTGGGGTTGCCTGTCCTTGGAGATGTCCTTGGGGTGAGGAAAGCAGTTGGGTGTATACTTTGGTGGAGGCCCCCGCGTCTCCTCCACCAGCACCTTCAGGACGGCTTTGTTGTGGTTGGACATGGTGGCTGAGATGCTATAGGTCCCATCGGACACAACAATGGAGGAGTTTTTTTTGTCCAGCACCTCCTTCCTGTAGGTTTGGGACTGGGGTCGGTCCCCACGCATAGACCAGTACAGGCTCTCCAGGCTCCCAGAGATGGTTGGCCCTTGGAAGATCTCCACCGCGTACTGGTGGTCAAATATCGTGTTGTTCCTAGGGTTGTAGAACATCACCGCGAAGGAGAAGGGCTCCGAGACGTACAAGAGGGCTCCGGAAACACCCCAGGCGCTCAGGTGGCGTTTCACAAAGACGCACATCTCCCTGGACTGGGGACTGATGGATGGTGACGGGGGCGTGAAGACTTCACCGCTTTGGCAGAAATAGCTGTGGGGAGACCAGAAATAACCATAAAATCAGGCTGGAAGGTTTCCACGTCGCTCACGAGTTAGCTGAAAGGAGGCGACAGCGAGGTGGGATCggtctcttctcccaggcaccaagaggaaatggcctcaagttgcaccaggggaggtttaggttggatattaggaaaaaattcttcactggaagggttgtgaggcattggaataggctgcccggggaagtggtgAAGTCACCACTTCCAAGTCACCACTGGAGTGTCACCAAGTCACCAAGTCACCAAGGAGTCACCACTGACCCCAAGGGGTCAGTACAGGGTCTGgcttcattaatgatctggatgatggggCAGATTATAGCAACACAAAACCCCAGGGGGTGGTGGATACACCAGAGGGTCACACTGTCATCCAGAGAGACTTGGGCAGGCTGGAGACGTGGGtgacaggaacctcatgaagttcaacaaggagaagTGGAAGGTCCTGAAACTGGGAgaaacaaccccaggcaccaggaggCACCCAACTGGGAACCAGCTTGGCAGAAAAGGCTCTTTCCAGCAGcacccagtgacaggacaagaggcaaggGGCACAAACTGAAAGAGGAGAGGTTCCCTTTGAACATCTGAACATCATTTATTGCAACGGAGCACTGgcatgggttgcccagagaggtggtggaggctCCTTGGAGATATCCAAAAGCTGTCGGGACGTGGTCCTGAGCAGCCTCCTGTAGGTGCCCCTGCTTGACATGGACAAAACGACCTCCaaaggtccctcccaacctcATCCCTTTCACCATTTTGTGATCCCAGACCCTGCAGCAAACGGTGGGGTGGGAGTGGATGGGCTGCCCTTTACCTCGGATAAACAAGCCCCAAGGAACCCAGGCATTTGT is part of the Anas acuta chromosome 30, bAnaAcu1.1, whole genome shotgun sequence genome and encodes:
- the LOC137846108 gene encoding zinc finger protein ZFP2-like, producing the protein MEEQPGSPACEPPFSLRRVCVSEDGPEGEEQEETPEKDAPRAQLAGDSPERHRQVSPRRSGRCWQGRGSLAPQDVDSPSQKAGEGEGGAPCPEPKAPGELQPRRPFRRKHRLYLKPKSSPAPASPGPGERAEEPGPSRGKRLRLIWGQAGDFRRKKSHLENGLEEAPLVPQSSEEEEEGKGSRSCSPEPPLPGDARPKPDFVQLIDEHGIYSTAKLVLGGAAGELEEAAVVLPPHLKRGASVASSGAEFEIREVIVDEKPFQCGVCEKAFKRAWELFSHEVVHNEERPFRCDLCEASFKRHSDFKSHRLVHTEERPFRCELCGKRFKRSSNLQEHRRIHTGERPFHCACCDKSFKTPYELQRHTLTHCTEKPFKCADCGKDFPTSNALLLHQRQHCDDKPHVCGVCGKKFTYGHSLKVHERVHTGDRPFVCPLCGKGFKQSNALSSHERVHTGERPFVCKTCGKAFKQSSYLVIHERAHTGERPYKCEACGKAFARPSLLLQHHRVHSQERPYKCSFCHKFFKDLAYLAVHEKVHTGETPYKCSVCDKGFAHPSNLLQHQRVHRDG
- the LOC137846120 gene encoding uncharacterized protein isoform X3, which translates into the protein MEKHRDLEEILLSVPQSRSVGIEITNKTSVTLRNPSYFCQSGEVFTPPSPSISPQSREMCVFVKRHLSAWGVSGALLYVSEPFSFAVMFYNPRNNTIFDHQYAVEIFQGPTISGSLESLYWSMRGDRPQSQTYRKEVLDKKNSSIVVSDGTYSISATMSNHNKAVLKVLVEETRGPPPKYTPNCFPHPKDISKDRQPQAFTYLPK
- the LOC137846120 gene encoding uncharacterized protein isoform X2 gives rise to the protein MSQDNTPTSPCLLPALGVIGLSGRSRAAQKAASAAPGTQEAVGFFFPSAQLGQHQPDPMEKHRDLEEILLSVPQSRSVGIEITNKTSVTLRNPSYFCQSGEVFTPPSPSISPQSREMCVFVKRHLSAWGVSGALLYVSEPFSFAVMFYNPRNNTIFDHQYAVEIFQGPTISGSLESLYWSMRGDRPQSQTYRKEVLDKKNSSIVVSDGTYSISATMSNHNKAVLKVLVEETRGPPPKYTPNCFPHPKDISKDRQPQAFTYLPK
- the LOC137846120 gene encoding uncharacterized protein isoform X1; its protein translation is MSQDNTPTSPCLLPALGVIGLSGRSRAAQKAASAAPGTQEAVGFFFPSAQLGQHQQPDPMEKHRDLEEILLSVPQSRSVGIEITNKTSVTLRNPSYFCQSGEVFTPPSPSISPQSREMCVFVKRHLSAWGVSGALLYVSEPFSFAVMFYNPRNNTIFDHQYAVEIFQGPTISGSLESLYWSMRGDRPQSQTYRKEVLDKKNSSIVVSDGTYSISATMSNHNKAVLKVLVEETRGPPPKYTPNCFPHPKDISKDRQPQAFTYLPK